GAGGCCCAGGCCCGCACGGAGGAGCGGGTGGCTCGCTTGGAGGAGGCGATAGCGCGTCTGACGGAGGCGCAGGCGCGGTCGGAGGAGCGTCTGAGCCGGCTGGAGGAGGCACAGGCGCGCACGGAGGAGCAGTTGAGCCGGCTGACGGAGGCCCAGGCCCAAGCGGAGGAGCGCCTGAGCCGGCTGGAGCGGACCGTTGCGGAGCTGACAGAGCGCCTGATCCAGCTGGAGCAGACTGTGGCGGAGCTCACGAAGCGCTTGATCCAGCTGGAGGAGCAGGTGCGCCAAATGGTCGAGGTGATCCGCCATCTGGCTTGGGAACAGCGGGATTTGCGAGACCAGTTGAATCGCTTCGGCTCCATCGTAGGGCTCAGCGCGGAAGGACGGATGGCCATCTACATGGAGCGGTGGCTGCAGGCCCAGGGCTATCGCCTGCTGATGCCGATCGCCTCGCTGCCGGTCGATTCAGAAACGGAGATCGATGGGATCACCCGGATTCAGGACGCTTCAGGAAACATGGAATGGGTGCTGGTCTCGGTGCGGGTGAAGGTCAGGCGACGGGATTTCGAAACCTTCGCGGGCGTGCTCCAGCGCCAGAAGATCCGGGAGCTGCTGAAGACCTACGGGATCACCGGGAAAGCCCGGCCCTTCATCTTCGGGATCGCCATGGAATGGGGGGTCGAGGAGGCGGCCCGCCGCCATGGGATCGGGCTGGTGATGGATGAGCGAGGGGAGATCGTATCTGCGGAGGTCTGGGAGCTGTGAAGCCGTCTTCACAAGTTGGGGGGACGCCTGAGGCGTCCCCCCAACTTTTCACTCGGCGTAGATCCGCACGTAGCGGTTCGGTTCCTTCCCGTAGCTGTGGGAGATCAGGTTGTACTGGCGGGCCAGCAGATGCTGCTGGCGTCGGATGTAAGCGTTCTGCGGCGAGAGATCCACGTAGCGGGCCTCCCCGTTGAGGATCTTCTGGATCGCCGCCTCCGCCTCCTCCAGGGCGCGGGCCAGCTGCGGATCCTCCTCCCCATCGGCCGGGGCCAGGTTCAGGATGTCCGCCAGGCAGCTCTCAATCTGGGTCACGGTGTTCGAGCGAACCACGTAGATGGGGATCCCGCGGCCCTCCGCCTCGGTGAGCGCCCGCGGATGCCGCCGGTAATGGGCCTTGGTGGTGATCACCACGTCCGCCTCGTGGATCTGCTCCACCACCTGGATGGGCGTCCCGAAGACGCTGGCGGCGCGCTGGAGCCGGTTGCGGGCCAGGCCTAACGGATACACCCGCAGCGGCCGGCGCGGCCCGTTGCCCGAGGGGGCCGGGGCGGCCCATGGCGATGGGGGCAGTCCCTCCTGCTCCTCCTCCAGGTCAAAGGCCCCCACTCGCTCGGCGCTCACCCGCGGGGGCGGCGTAGGTTCCCCGGGGGAGATGGGGGTAGTGGCGATGATTTCGCCCCGCCAGAAGGGGAGAGGCGACTTCCCTACCATCACCGCCCGTCGGAACCTCGGCTTCTCAATGTGGATCCGCCCCTCCTCATCCCGATAGCGCAGCTCCACATCCGGTTGCTGGCCCCGCAACAGGGCGTCCACGCTGGCGGCCACGTCGTGGTGGACCAGCAGGCGTTGCCGATCCTGGATCTCGATGAGCACATCGAAGGTAGGGGGCGCCCGGCGCTCCAGGACCGTCTTCTGGGTGCCGCGCCGTCGGGCCTCCTCGTCCGAGAGGGTCACGCTCTCCACCC
This DNA window, taken from Thermoflexus hugenholtzii JAD2, encodes the following:
- a CDS encoding R3H domain-containing nucleic acid-binding protein, yielding MTQFQITDDLEALLNVLPPDIAQAVRDRNRNEALLEVVLDLGRYPEARYTDGEVTLCAREVTETDIQYVVSRIGEFDADNRAGIQRTLHRISAIRNRRGNIIGLTCRVGRAVYGTIDIIKDIILSGKSILLLGRPGVGKTTMLREAARVLAEHKRVIIVDTSNEIGGDGDIPHPAVGRARRMQVPKPSLQHEVMIEAVENHMPEVIIIDEIGRELEAIAARTIAERGVQLIATAHGNTLENLLMNPTLSDLVGGVESVTLSDEEARRRGTQKTVLERRAPPTFDVLIEIQDRQRLLVHHDVAASVDALLRGQQPDVELRYRDEEGRIHIEKPRFRRAVMVGKSPLPFWRGEIIATTPISPGEPTPPPRVSAERVGAFDLEEEQEGLPPSPWAAPAPSGNGPRRPLRVYPLGLARNRLQRAASVFGTPIQVVEQIHEADVVITTKAHYRRHPRALTEAEGRGIPIYVVRSNTVTQIESCLADILNLAPADGEEDPQLARALEEAEAAIQKILNGEARYVDLSPQNAYIRRQQHLLARQYNLISHSYGKEPNRYVRIYAE